The Salmo salar chromosome ssa02, Ssal_v3.1, whole genome shotgun sequence genome segment tggtaggccacacaagctcacagaacgggaccgccaagtgctgaagcacgttgtgcgtaaaaatcgtctgtcctcaggttgcaacactcactactgagttccaaactgcctctggaagcaacgtcagcacaagaactgtttgtcgggagcttcatgaaattggtttcaatggccgagcagctgcatacgagcctaagatcacaatgcgctatgccaagcgtcggctggagtggtgtaaagctcgccaccatttgACTCTAGAGCAggggaaacgcgttctctggagtgatgaatcactcttcaccatctggcagtccgacggacgaatctgggtttggcggatgccaggagaatgctacctgccctaatgcatagtgccaactgtaaagtttggtggaggaggaataatggttgggGGCTATTGTTCATGTTTCGGGGAAATCTTAACttggtggcaacagtttggggaaggcactttcctgtttcagcataacaatgtccccgtgcacaaagcgaggtccatacagagatggtttgttgagatcagtgtggaagaacttgactggcctgcaccctGACCACAAACCCATCAAACACTTTTTgggtgaattggaacgccgactgcgagccaggcctaatcgcccaacatcagtgcccgacctcactaatgcttttgtggctgaatggaagcccccgcagcaatgttccaacatctagtggaaagccttcccagaagagtggaggctgttatagcagcaaagggatgACCAACCCCATATTAATgcgcatgattttggaatgatgtttgacaagcaggtgtccacatactttttgccATGTAGTGTATCTTTATCTCCTGTCTATCGTTCTGCTGAGACGCGCTTTTAAATGGATAGTCATTAACtcgatgactggaagtctatgggaacagctagcatgtcaTTGCACTACCGCTTGCAGCAATGCACCGTTACCCTTGCCACCACtgaattctttttttttaaatcctaagGGAAATAGTGAACCTTCATATTGAATAACctattattattgttataatTTGTATAGAGACCATGTCAATATTGAATATTTGCAGGTTGTTGCTGACATAAGGGTCTCTAAAGGCCAAATAAAACATGTCTTACTTGTCCCTCTTTAGGCTGGTAACTACACGTTTAACCGGGCCAAGCTGATGAACGTTGGGTTCCGAGAGGCCATGCGGGAGGAGGACTGGGACTGCCTGTTCTTCCATGATGTGGACCTCATCCCTGAGGACGACCGCAACACCTACATGTGCGACGCCAACCCCAAGCACGCTGCCATCGCCATGGACAAGTTTGGATATAAGTCAGTCTATTctctttttttgaattttttttttgctTCTTTTTCCCCTTATGGTTATTAGTTCTTCTTTTCACCGTAAGTCTCATTGATTTTCACAAGTTTATTCAACacaaaatgtattatattttagTTGTCATTTAGTTCTTTCATTATGCGTGGCTTCACTCATTTCTGATTTCACTTGTTCCCTATCTGATCCTTCATTTTTATTTTAATCCTGTCATTCTCCTAGGCTGCCATACAAGATGTATTTCGGAGGGGTGTCAGCGTTGTCTCCACTGCACTACCTGAAGATGAACGGCTTCCCCAACAACTATTGGGGCTGGGGAGGAGAGGACGATGATATTGGAGTCAGGTGAGAGGGGTCCTTGGGAGTTTTGGAGGTGGAACATTGAGCCAATTCATTGAGCTATGGACCCATTGTGGTTTGTTCTGTCTAACAAATGATACAATTTAAAGACACGGAATAATCCTATTATTTATAATAGATAATAACCCAATTAAaattctttctctttccttccctctctcccattctcaGAGTATCCCTAGGAGGGATGTTCATCTCTCGTCCATCGGTGAAGGTGGGCCGATACAAGATGATCAAACACAAGCTGGACAAGGGAAATGATGTGAATCCCAGGAGGTATGGTACAGGACTGACACATGTTTGTGTATGGCTGGGGTACATTCAGTAGGGTGACACGTTCAGATTCTTTCAAATAGGCAGCACATTGTATctgtacatttatttatttccatCTGCTACCTCTGAATGTTGCCCTCTATCGAATAAGACTGTCTGTTGAATAAACCCACAGACATCACTAAAatcccctctccctgcctccccctaGGTTCAACATGCTGGCCAAGACGCGTCAGACATGGAAGCTGGACGGCATGAACACTGTGGAGTATGAGGTGCTGTCACGTGAACACTTCCCCCTCTACACCAACATCACTGTGCACATCGGCACCGAGGCCGGCCTGCATGCCATGGCGCCGTCCCCCAAGATCCCTGCCAAAGCCGCAGCAAAGCCACCAGTCGAAGCCCCCACCAAACCTCCAGCCAAGCTCCAACAGGAACAAAAACAGAACCAACCCATGAACCACTGACTTGGACCACCTTTACCCACTCCACTCCCATCCACCACCGACTCTCCCCTCCTAACTTATGCCTGGGAGCAGGGATGTGAGAGGGAGCCCTGGACCCTTAAGTCGCTCCTTTCTTTGCCTTCACACCTCATATCAACTCCTACAGTGGGGAGAGGTAGGTGGCTCCCCCTATTGGACTAGAGGCCATTATACGCACATGCCTTTTCCTTCTGTTCCTTCCTCTGGTCTGATCAACATTATCAACTGAGACTTTAACAATAGCATAGCAGAGACTGAACCGAAGACCAATGCTCTCCACTGCCTAGATATAATC includes the following:
- the LOC106582539 gene encoding beta-1,4-galactosyltransferase 3, whose product is MATWLQSKWRYLFMFLGVQLVVMALLSREGYHKRVSYFIRIFRKPETTALGTSGAGSPHLRNHTGSDVYANLSLLTKAHGRGEDMPYCPKTSPLIGGPIHVSFPSGLTLAQVARKNPLVVLGGRYRPPDCEARHRTAIIIPHRNREHHLKFFLYYLHPFLQRQQLNYGIYVIHQAGNYTFNRAKLMNVGFREAMREEDWDCLFFHDVDLIPEDDRNTYMCDANPKHAAIAMDKFGYKLPYKMYFGGVSALSPLHYLKMNGFPNNYWGWGGEDDDIGVRVSLGGMFISRPSVKVGRYKMIKHKLDKGNDVNPRRFNMLAKTRQTWKLDGMNTVEYEVLSREHFPLYTNITVHIGTEAGLHAMAPSPKIPAKAAAKPPVEAPTKPPAKLQQEQKQNQPMNH